One genomic region from Hyalangium ruber encodes:
- a CDS encoding ABC-F family ATP-binding cassette domain-containing protein has product MIRLDNIGKQHGHQILFVEASAQLNKGEKVGLVGPNGAGKSTLFRMVMQQEHPDEGQVSVDRGVTIGYFDQDVGEMSGMSSVSATMEGAGPVAKVAAELKELEAAMADPERMDEMEKLIERFGVVQGRYEEMGGYALEGRAREILAGLGFSQDMMDGDVGALSGGWKMRVALARILLMRPDAMLLDEPSNHLDIESLIWLENFLRGYEGALLMTSHDREFMNRIVTKIIEIDGGTLTTYSGNYDFYEKQRAQNERQQQAQFERQQAMLAKELKFIERFKARASHAAQVQSRVKKLEKIEKVEPPKRQQTLLFDFQPPPRSGDDVAKLEQVVKGYGKRRIYDGLDFLVRRGERWCVMGVNGAGKSTLLKLIAGESRPDDGAVTVGSSVKMGYFAQHAMEVLEPELTVYDSLVNRFPRASQGSLRALAGCFGFSGDEIEKKCRVLSGGEKARLVLAQMLYDPPNFLVLDEPTNHLDMATKKMLITALANYEGTMLFVSHDRHFLAALSNRVLELTPEGIHQYGGGYTEYVARTGQEAPGLRN; this is encoded by the coding sequence ATGATTCGCCTCGACAACATCGGCAAGCAGCACGGCCATCAGATCCTCTTCGTGGAGGCCTCCGCCCAGCTCAACAAGGGCGAGAAGGTCGGCCTGGTTGGCCCCAACGGCGCCGGCAAGTCCACCCTCTTCCGCATGGTCATGCAGCAGGAGCACCCGGACGAAGGCCAGGTCTCGGTCGACCGGGGCGTCACCATCGGCTACTTCGACCAGGACGTGGGCGAGATGTCGGGCATGAGCTCCGTGTCCGCCACCATGGAGGGCGCCGGCCCCGTGGCGAAGGTCGCCGCCGAGCTCAAGGAGCTCGAGGCCGCCATGGCCGACCCCGAGCGCATGGATGAGATGGAGAAGCTCATCGAGCGCTTCGGCGTGGTGCAGGGCCGCTACGAGGAGATGGGCGGCTACGCGCTGGAGGGCCGCGCCCGGGAGATCCTCGCCGGCCTGGGCTTCTCCCAGGACATGATGGACGGGGACGTGGGCGCGCTCAGCGGCGGGTGGAAGATGCGCGTGGCGCTGGCCCGCATCCTCCTGATGCGTCCGGACGCCATGCTCCTGGACGAGCCGAGCAACCACCTCGACATCGAGTCGCTCATCTGGCTGGAGAACTTCCTCCGGGGCTACGAGGGCGCGCTGCTGATGACCAGCCACGATCGCGAGTTCATGAACCGCATCGTGACGAAGATCATCGAGATCGACGGCGGCACGCTGACCACCTACTCGGGCAACTACGACTTCTACGAGAAGCAGCGCGCCCAGAACGAGCGCCAGCAGCAGGCCCAGTTCGAGCGCCAGCAGGCCATGCTCGCCAAGGAGCTGAAGTTCATCGAGCGCTTCAAGGCGCGCGCCTCGCACGCCGCCCAGGTGCAGAGCCGGGTGAAGAAGCTGGAGAAGATTGAAAAGGTGGAGCCGCCCAAGCGCCAGCAGACGCTGCTCTTCGATTTCCAGCCGCCGCCGCGCTCGGGCGATGACGTGGCCAAGCTGGAGCAGGTGGTGAAGGGCTACGGCAAGCGCCGCATCTACGACGGGCTGGACTTCCTGGTGCGCCGGGGCGAGCGCTGGTGCGTGATGGGCGTGAACGGGGCCGGCAAGTCCACCCTGCTCAAGCTCATCGCCGGCGAGTCCCGGCCGGATGACGGCGCGGTGACGGTGGGCTCGAGCGTGAAGATGGGCTACTTCGCCCAGCACGCCATGGAGGTGCTGGAGCCGGAGCTCACCGTGTACGACTCGCTGGTGAACCGCTTCCCCCGCGCCTCGCAGGGCTCGCTGCGGGCGCTGGCCGGCTGCTTCGGCTTCTCGGGCGATGAGATCGAAAAGAAGTGCCGGGTGCTCTCCGGTGGTGAGAAGGCGCGGCTGGTACTGGCGCAGATGCTCTATGACCCGCCGAACTTCCTGGTGCTGGACGAGCCCACCAACCACCTGGACATGGCCACCAAGAAGATGCTCATCACCGCGCTGGCGAACTACGAGGGCACCATGCTCTTCGTGAGCCACGACCGGCACTTCCTGGCGGCGCTGTCCAACCGGGTGCTGGAGCTGACGCCCGAGGGCATCCACCAGTACGGTGGCGGCTACACGGAGTATGTGGCGCGCACGGGCCAGGAGGCCCCCGGCCTGCGCAACTGA
- a CDS encoding flagellar motor protein MotB: MFRPLLSALCLLALALLPTGAFAQYEHRPLPGFELERLQFDPGALGSLVVGTGRTLGQGVFRASVQLQYEQMPLSFEEGWDPQAGLGVVEGKFSTHVTAAYGVLPWLQVGAQLPFILNQSGSRVLDMVPPAKAGLGTPWLGVRAGLLQAQNGAPLNLAVDVSGGLPVGSSSALAREGFMLLPRLQAGLQSEGFQMGADLGVLLRSRKDFSERSQREHDVLGNELRVGATVTSLGGKKTRGEVSALVGIPLSGGQVGGEVLLAIRRHALPWLDLYVLGGPGLGRAMDMPTFRVIAGASFSSVKID, encoded by the coding sequence ATGTTCCGCCCCCTTCTGTCCGCCCTCTGCCTGCTGGCGCTGGCCCTGCTGCCCACGGGGGCCTTCGCCCAGTACGAGCACCGCCCCCTGCCCGGCTTCGAGCTGGAGCGGCTGCAGTTCGACCCGGGGGCGCTCGGCTCGCTCGTGGTGGGCACGGGGCGAACCCTGGGACAGGGCGTCTTCCGAGCCTCGGTGCAGCTCCAGTACGAGCAGATGCCCCTCTCCTTCGAGGAGGGGTGGGATCCCCAGGCGGGGCTGGGAGTCGTGGAGGGCAAGTTCTCCACCCACGTCACCGCGGCCTACGGCGTGCTGCCCTGGCTGCAGGTGGGGGCCCAGCTGCCCTTCATCCTCAACCAGTCCGGCTCTCGGGTGCTGGACATGGTCCCGCCGGCGAAGGCCGGGCTGGGCACCCCGTGGCTCGGCGTGCGCGCGGGGCTGCTCCAGGCCCAGAACGGAGCGCCGCTGAACCTCGCGGTGGACGTCTCGGGCGGACTGCCCGTGGGGAGCTCCTCGGCGCTCGCCCGCGAGGGCTTCATGCTGCTGCCCCGGCTCCAGGCGGGCCTCCAGTCGGAGGGCTTCCAGATGGGCGCCGACCTGGGGGTGCTGCTCCGCTCCCGGAAGGACTTCTCGGAGCGCTCACAGCGAGAGCACGACGTGCTGGGCAACGAGCTGCGGGTGGGCGCCACCGTCACCTCCCTGGGAGGCAAGAAGACGCGCGGCGAGGTAAGCGCGCTGGTGGGCATTCCGCTGTCGGGCGGCCAGGTGGGCGGCGAGGTGTTGCTGGCCATCCGCCGCCACGCGCTGCCGTGGTTGGACCTCTACGTGCTCGGCGGGCCGGGCCTGGGTCGGGCCATGGACATGCCCACCTTCCGCGTCATCGCCGGCGCTTCCTTCTCCAGCGTCAAAATCGACTGA
- a CDS encoding zf-TFIIB domain-containing protein has translation MNCPRCDKVMAEEQLEPEVRTLRCPQCQGRWVEGQDLRVLEQTVDMRVVEWRRLPSEELQVREIACPRCQPAAMLKKVKSERDRRVLLDVCERCQGVWLDKGELEAIQQMGLVAAIVDAVRFIART, from the coding sequence ATGAACTGCCCACGTTGCGACAAAGTGATGGCCGAGGAACAGCTGGAGCCCGAAGTGCGGACCCTGCGGTGTCCCCAGTGCCAGGGCCGATGGGTGGAAGGCCAGGACCTGCGGGTGCTGGAGCAGACGGTGGACATGCGGGTGGTGGAGTGGCGCCGGCTGCCTTCCGAGGAGCTCCAGGTTCGGGAGATTGCCTGCCCTCGCTGTCAGCCGGCTGCCATGCTGAAGAAGGTGAAGAGCGAACGAGATCGCCGCGTGCTGCTCGACGTGTGTGAGCGGTGCCAGGGCGTCTGGCTGGACAAGGGCGAACTGGAGGCCATCCAGCAGATGGGGCTCGTGGCGGCGATCGTCGACGCGGTGCGCTTCATCGCCAGGACGTAA
- a CDS encoding serine/threonine-protein kinase: protein MDPSSSKPKDHPSESEAGASERSDKTAFMGSPAPVPQDSLSPTNLRPDAKSPEQWWAPPKSEPALEGGSAPTPPPTDPLIGAVVGSFRLVRKLGGGGMGTVYLGEHTVIGSKVAVKFLHEHFASNEALVQRFLAEARAVNMIGHENIINIFDMNVVPPRRHYLVMEYLEGSPLSSMTGSPQTPAVVVPILTQVCDALQAAHVNGVVHRDLKPENIFLVRHDRTPHFVKVLDFGIAKLFDGSQPNGQTSLGTIIGTPEYMAPEQWSGKVSDGRTDLYALGIIAYELLTGRTPFAKGGLGSLLHAHLQEMPAAPHEANPSVPVVLSQVVMRAMAKRPEDRFRSASEMRTALEQALIARPPPPQPPVRPSTQMRAVQPASGGASDTMMGSAPTAPAPARASGAIMAIGVIARVTLSPGAEPVRLACTDLSRAGVFLCTDNTLPPLRARLPLTLELSNRNLPCTGEVVRHVTPAQAASWGMRAGFAVQFVELSTEVRDVLNRMAQGQNPPPAAPKAAQDDPQAEALLAMLLQRMNSDPYVMLSLPQNATFDDIRQHARAAMTALDTIAARPLSARQAKDLGEMRSRVEKAAETLGQPRQRIEHDAWRGNYAGVARCMASGMTATEIEALRVRFVQAHPGAETKERIHATTASAWESQGKWELALSEYEKALTANPLNLSLQQRYWTLKQRGAKPTPPPNGPKDGRRPPGRS, encoded by the coding sequence GTGGATCCCAGTTCCTCCAAGCCGAAGGACCACCCGAGCGAGTCGGAGGCGGGCGCTTCCGAGCGGTCCGACAAGACCGCGTTCATGGGTAGCCCCGCCCCCGTTCCTCAGGACTCCCTGTCGCCCACCAACCTGCGTCCGGACGCGAAGAGCCCCGAGCAGTGGTGGGCTCCGCCCAAGTCCGAGCCCGCGCTGGAGGGCGGCTCCGCCCCGACGCCTCCCCCCACCGACCCGCTGATCGGCGCGGTGGTGGGCAGCTTCCGCCTGGTGCGTAAGCTGGGCGGAGGCGGCATGGGCACCGTCTACCTGGGTGAGCACACCGTCATCGGCTCCAAGGTCGCGGTGAAGTTCCTGCACGAGCACTTCGCCTCCAACGAGGCGCTGGTGCAGCGGTTCCTGGCCGAAGCGCGCGCGGTCAACATGATCGGCCACGAGAACATCATCAACATCTTCGACATGAACGTGGTGCCGCCCCGCCGGCACTACCTGGTCATGGAGTACCTGGAGGGCAGCCCGCTGTCATCGATGACGGGCAGCCCGCAGACGCCCGCGGTGGTGGTGCCCATCCTCACGCAGGTGTGCGACGCGCTGCAGGCGGCCCACGTCAACGGCGTGGTGCATCGCGACCTCAAGCCGGAGAACATCTTCCTGGTGCGGCACGACCGCACGCCGCACTTCGTGAAGGTGCTGGACTTCGGCATCGCCAAGCTCTTCGACGGCTCGCAGCCCAACGGGCAGACTTCGCTGGGCACCATCATCGGCACCCCCGAGTACATGGCGCCCGAGCAGTGGTCCGGCAAGGTCTCGGATGGGCGGACGGACCTGTACGCGCTGGGCATCATCGCCTACGAGCTGCTCACGGGCCGCACCCCCTTCGCCAAGGGCGGGCTGGGCAGCCTGCTGCACGCCCACCTGCAGGAGATGCCGGCCGCGCCCCACGAAGCGAACCCCTCGGTGCCGGTGGTGCTCTCGCAGGTGGTCATGCGCGCCATGGCCAAGCGCCCGGAGGACCGCTTTCGCAGCGCCTCCGAGATGCGCACCGCGCTGGAGCAGGCGCTCATCGCCCGGCCACCGCCGCCGCAGCCCCCGGTTCGCCCTTCCACCCAGATGCGCGCCGTGCAGCCGGCTTCCGGCGGGGCCTCGGACACGATGATGGGCAGCGCGCCCACCGCGCCGGCGCCCGCGCGAGCCTCCGGCGCCATCATGGCGATCGGCGTCATCGCCCGCGTCACCCTCTCGCCGGGGGCCGAGCCGGTACGGCTGGCGTGTACGGACCTGAGCCGCGCGGGAGTGTTCCTCTGCACCGACAACACCCTGCCCCCGCTGCGCGCGCGCCTGCCGCTCACCCTGGAGCTGAGCAACCGGAACCTGCCCTGCACGGGCGAGGTGGTGCGCCACGTCACCCCGGCCCAGGCCGCCTCCTGGGGCATGCGCGCGGGCTTCGCCGTGCAGTTCGTGGAGCTGTCCACCGAGGTGCGCGACGTGCTCAACCGCATGGCCCAGGGGCAGAACCCGCCCCCGGCCGCGCCCAAGGCCGCGCAGGATGATCCCCAGGCCGAGGCGCTGCTGGCCATGCTGCTGCAGCGCATGAACAGCGACCCCTACGTGATGCTGTCGCTGCCGCAGAACGCCACCTTCGACGACATCCGCCAGCACGCCCGCGCCGCGATGACGGCGCTGGACACCATCGCCGCCCGGCCGCTGTCGGCGCGCCAGGCGAAGGACCTGGGGGAGATGCGCTCGCGCGTGGAGAAGGCCGCCGAGACGCTGGGCCAGCCGCGCCAGCGGATCGAACACGACGCGTGGCGGGGCAACTACGCGGGCGTGGCGCGCTGCATGGCCAGCGGCATGACGGCCACTGAAATCGAGGCGCTGAGAGTGCGCTTCGTGCAGGCGCACCCGGGCGCGGAGACGAAGGAGCGCATCCACGCCACCACCGCCTCGGCCTGGGAGTCCCAGGGCAAGTGGGAGCTGGCGCTGTCCGAGTACGAGAAGGCGCTGACGGCCAACCCGCTGAACCTCTCGCTCCAGCAGCGCTACTGGACGCTCAAGCAGCGCGGCGCCAAGCCCACCCCGCCCCCCAACGGCCCCAAGGACGGCCGCCGCCCCCCGGGGCGCTCGTAA
- a CDS encoding OPT family oligopeptide transporter — protein sequence MSHPVPNEPTPHVSSATVAGSSPSPAQDPERYWLENVYQGGARQLTVRAVISGMLIGGVMCLSNLYVILKMGWSMGVTITSCILAYTVFSVLRQLKLLRTEFTPLENNAMGSVASAAGYMTGGGNMIAVPAVLMLTGVLPSSGWLILWFTVVAMLGVFAAIPIKRQLINIEALPFPTGTATAETINALHGHGEVARQKSRLLGLAGLIGAVIAVARDARSAWMEVRFPEWLRLPWLPAEWSLPFTLRGRPAGDWTLAIQPSLLLVGAGALMSWKTGWSMLLGAVLTYGFLAPAMADPSVGAITVISYKGINGWMLWTGAAVLITSGLLSFALEWRSVVRSFRSLSGLFGKKEEAPVDPLAGIECPPAWFPMGFAILGPIVVVLMAYLFKIPLWAGIIALPLAVLMGIIASRVTGETDNTPTKALGPVTQFIYGGMVPGNITANLMAANATGGVGLHSADLLTDLKSGWLLGANPRQQFFAQLFGVVAGALVVVPAFHLIIDDPKLLGSKDFPAPASLVWAGVAEMLSKGLSSLHPTARVSAACGAVLGIALVLLERLAPKRLKPFIPSASGFGLAIVLPASNSFSFFIGAATAEVLRRFKPKLSEAAVLPVGSGFIAGESLMGIAIAMLKALKFMPK from the coding sequence ATGAGCCACCCCGTCCCGAACGAGCCGACCCCCCACGTCTCCTCCGCCACCGTGGCGGGCTCTTCGCCTTCACCGGCGCAGGACCCCGAGCGCTACTGGCTGGAGAACGTCTACCAGGGTGGGGCGCGCCAGCTCACCGTGCGTGCCGTCATCTCCGGCATGCTCATCGGTGGGGTGATGTGCCTGTCCAACCTGTACGTCATCCTCAAGATGGGGTGGAGCATGGGGGTGACCATCACCTCCTGCATCCTCGCCTACACCGTGTTCAGCGTGCTGCGGCAGCTCAAGCTGCTGCGCACGGAGTTCACCCCTCTGGAGAACAACGCCATGGGCTCGGTGGCCTCGGCCGCCGGGTACATGACGGGCGGCGGCAACATGATCGCCGTGCCCGCGGTGCTCATGCTCACCGGGGTGCTGCCCAGCTCAGGGTGGTTGATCCTCTGGTTCACGGTCGTCGCCATGCTGGGCGTCTTCGCGGCCATCCCCATCAAGCGCCAGCTCATCAACATCGAGGCGCTGCCGTTCCCCACCGGCACCGCCACCGCGGAGACCATCAACGCGCTCCACGGCCACGGGGAAGTGGCGCGCCAGAAGTCGCGGCTGCTCGGGCTCGCGGGGTTGATTGGCGCAGTGATTGCCGTGGCCCGTGACGCCCGGAGCGCGTGGATGGAGGTGCGCTTCCCGGAGTGGCTGCGCCTGCCCTGGTTGCCCGCGGAGTGGAGCCTGCCGTTCACCCTGCGGGGTCGCCCCGCGGGAGATTGGACCCTGGCCATTCAGCCGAGCCTGCTACTGGTGGGGGCCGGGGCGCTGATGAGCTGGAAGACGGGCTGGTCCATGCTGCTGGGGGCGGTGCTCACCTACGGCTTCCTGGCGCCGGCCATGGCGGACCCGTCCGTGGGGGCCATCACCGTCATCTCCTATAAAGGTATCAACGGGTGGATGTTGTGGACGGGGGCCGCGGTGCTCATCACCTCGGGCCTGCTGTCCTTCGCGCTCGAGTGGCGCAGCGTGGTGCGCTCGTTCCGGTCCCTGTCGGGGCTGTTCGGCAAGAAGGAGGAGGCGCCCGTGGATCCGCTGGCCGGCATCGAGTGCCCGCCCGCCTGGTTCCCGATGGGCTTCGCCATCCTGGGCCCCATCGTCGTGGTGCTCATGGCCTACCTCTTCAAGATTCCCCTGTGGGCGGGAATCATCGCGCTGCCGCTCGCGGTGCTGATGGGCATCATCGCCTCGCGCGTCACTGGAGAGACGGACAACACGCCCACCAAGGCGCTGGGGCCGGTGACGCAGTTCATCTACGGGGGCATGGTGCCCGGCAACATCACCGCCAACCTGATGGCCGCCAACGCCACGGGCGGCGTGGGCCTGCACTCGGCGGACCTGCTCACGGACCTCAAGTCCGGGTGGTTGCTCGGCGCCAACCCCCGTCAGCAGTTCTTCGCCCAGCTCTTCGGCGTGGTGGCCGGGGCCCTGGTGGTGGTGCCGGCCTTTCACCTGATCATCGATGACCCGAAGCTGCTGGGCTCCAAGGACTTCCCCGCGCCGGCTTCGCTGGTGTGGGCGGGCGTGGCGGAGATGCTCTCGAAGGGGCTGTCGTCGCTGCACCCGACCGCCCGTGTGTCCGCCGCGTGTGGCGCGGTGCTGGGCATCGCGCTGGTGCTGCTGGAGCGCCTGGCCCCCAAGCGCCTGAAGCCCTTCATTCCGTCGGCCTCGGGCTTCGGGCTGGCCATCGTGTTGCCGGCCTCCAACTCCTTCAGCTTCTTCATCGGGGCGGCCACCGCCGAGGTGCTCCGCCGCTTCAAGCCGAAGCTGTCCGAGGCCGCGGTGCTCCCGGTGGGCTCGGGCTTCATCGCGGGCGAGAGCCTCATGGGCATCGCCATCGCGATGCTCAAGGCCCTCAAGTTCATGCCCAAGTAG
- a CDS encoding FKBP-type peptidyl-prolyl cis-trans isomerase, with protein MKVAKDRVVELEYRLHLGDDQVVDESEPGKPLSYLHGRGQIVPGLEGQLEGMGIGDAKKVVVPPAQGYGEHDARGLQEVPRTMFPADAELKPGMRLAAQTDGGEVIPIGIHEVKGQTVVVDLNHPLAGKTLHFDVTVRGVRDATAEELTHGHAHGPDGHDH; from the coding sequence ATGAAAGTCGCCAAGGATCGAGTCGTCGAACTGGAGTACCGGCTGCACCTGGGAGACGACCAGGTCGTTGACGAGAGCGAGCCTGGCAAGCCTCTTTCCTACCTGCATGGGCGCGGGCAGATCGTCCCCGGGCTGGAGGGCCAGCTCGAGGGCATGGGCATCGGTGATGCCAAGAAGGTGGTGGTGCCTCCCGCCCAGGGCTACGGCGAGCATGACGCCCGGGGCCTCCAGGAGGTGCCGCGCACCATGTTCCCGGCCGATGCCGAGCTCAAGCCGGGCATGCGCCTGGCCGCGCAGACGGACGGGGGCGAGGTCATCCCCATTGGCATCCACGAGGTGAAGGGGCAGACCGTGGTGGTCGATCTCAACCACCCGCTGGCGGGAAAGACGCTGCACTTCGATGTCACCGTGCGCGGCGTGCGGGATGCCACCGCCGAGGAGCTCACCCACGGGCACGCGCACGGCCCGGACGGCCACGACCACTGA
- a CDS encoding dicarboxylate/amino acid:cation symporter: MKAHQKMLVGIVLGTVAGLLAHWLAGDSAWLSWTVTNITQPVGRIFIRLLLMLVVPLLFSALVMGVCELDLKQLGRLGAKTFGYTVVLSAISVLLGLVLVNVLQPGAGFSQEAIAAARSNPSALKSAPTPSNTSPAALIVSMVPDNPIRTAADGDMIGLIVFALIFGAGLAVTQTPAALKLREVLQGLYDVMMRLIEGVLKLAPIGVAALLFSVMAQLGVEVLGSILSYVAVVLLALGLHMFGVYSLAIRFLGGRNPISFFRDVRLAMVTAFSTASSSASLPTALKVAEENLKLPRHVSRFVLTAGSAMNQNGTALFEGVTVLFIAQVYGVPLSLGDQAVIMFICVLAGIGTAGVPAGSLPVIMMILGLFKIPPEGIGLILGVDRFLDMCRTTLNVTGDLAAALYVARGEPDDPEPSTAPAESSAS; encoded by the coding sequence ATGAAGGCACACCAGAAGATGCTCGTGGGCATTGTCCTCGGCACCGTGGCCGGGCTTCTGGCCCACTGGCTGGCCGGGGACTCCGCCTGGCTCTCGTGGACGGTGACCAACATCACCCAGCCCGTGGGGCGGATCTTCATCCGCCTGCTGCTCATGCTGGTCGTCCCGCTGCTCTTCTCCGCGCTCGTCATGGGCGTGTGTGAGCTGGACCTGAAGCAGCTCGGCCGGCTCGGGGCGAAGACGTTCGGCTACACCGTGGTGCTCTCCGCCATCTCCGTGCTCCTGGGACTGGTGCTGGTCAATGTGCTCCAGCCCGGCGCCGGCTTCAGCCAGGAGGCCATCGCCGCCGCTCGCAGCAACCCCTCGGCGCTCAAGTCCGCGCCCACCCCGAGCAACACCTCGCCCGCCGCGCTCATCGTCAGCATGGTGCCGGACAACCCCATCCGCACCGCTGCTGACGGGGACATGATCGGCCTCATCGTCTTCGCCCTCATCTTCGGCGCGGGGCTCGCCGTCACGCAGACGCCCGCCGCGCTCAAGCTGCGCGAGGTGCTACAGGGGCTCTATGACGTGATGATGCGGCTCATCGAAGGCGTGCTGAAGCTGGCGCCCATCGGCGTGGCCGCGCTGCTCTTCTCCGTGATGGCGCAATTGGGCGTGGAGGTGCTGGGCTCCATCCTCTCCTACGTGGCCGTGGTGCTGCTGGCGCTCGGGCTGCACATGTTCGGCGTCTACTCCCTGGCCATCCGTTTCCTGGGAGGCCGCAACCCCATCTCCTTCTTCCGAGACGTGCGCCTGGCCATGGTGACCGCCTTCTCCACCGCCTCCTCCAGCGCCTCGCTGCCCACCGCGCTCAAGGTCGCCGAGGAGAACCTCAAGCTGCCGCGCCACGTCTCGCGCTTCGTCCTCACCGCCGGCTCGGCGATGAACCAGAACGGCACCGCGCTCTTCGAGGGCGTCACCGTGCTCTTCATCGCCCAGGTCTATGGCGTGCCGCTGAGCCTCGGTGACCAGGCCGTCATCATGTTCATCTGCGTGCTGGCGGGCATCGGCACCGCGGGCGTTCCCGCCGGCTCCCTGCCGGTCATCATGATGATCCTCGGCCTGTTCAAGATTCCGCCCGAGGGCATCGGCCTCATCCTCGGCGTGGACCGCTTCCTGGACATGTGTCGCACCACCCTCAACGTCACCGGCGATCTCGCCGCCGCCCTCTACGTCGCCCGGGGCGAGCCGGACGATCCCGAGCCCTCCACCGCTCCCGCGGAATCGTCCGCATCCTGA
- a CDS encoding OsmC family protein: MPIRTKSWTYDTSLSWSQELEGELASTGLPGLTFGSPPEFGGKAGRWGPETLLLGAAESCTLLTFLSMARRKGVQCSAYRSSAVGTLAADSEGLIRFTEVIIRPVVRVKSEADAEVVRALFQDVPRRCFIGASLKAEPRIELTVEVADATGGA, encoded by the coding sequence ATGCCGATACGGACCAAGAGCTGGACCTACGACACGAGCCTGAGCTGGAGCCAGGAGCTGGAGGGCGAGCTCGCCTCGACCGGGCTGCCAGGGCTGACCTTTGGCTCCCCCCCGGAGTTCGGAGGCAAGGCGGGGCGCTGGGGACCGGAGACGCTCCTGCTGGGCGCCGCCGAGTCATGCACCCTGCTCACCTTCCTCTCCATGGCTCGCCGCAAGGGGGTGCAGTGCTCGGCCTACCGCAGCAGCGCGGTGGGGACGCTGGCGGCGGACAGCGAGGGGCTCATCCGCTTCACCGAGGTCATCATCCGCCCGGTGGTGCGGGTGAAGAGCGAGGCGGACGCGGAGGTGGTGCGCGCCCTCTTCCAGGATGTCCCCCGGCGCTGCTTCATCGGCGCCTCGCTCAAGGCCGAGCCCCGCATCGAGCTGACCGTGGAGGTCGCCGACGCGACGGGAGGCGCGTAA